TGCACCAGACAAGAATGTGACCATCGCAAAGAAATGTTCAATATTTCCTGTTGAATTTGTTGGTGAGATATTTTTACCTTTAGTTTTTACACATTTTTTCCTTATATGCAATATTCTGCAAATTTTTTTGTCTCCAACTACGTGTTTGTGTAACAGTATGATACTATATGGTAGTCTTGGACTCGAAGTGGCTCTCATTTCCATATTGAGTGACAAACTAATTCACTTgttgattgttttctttttctagttaGGGGTTATGTGACTGGAAGCACTGATACATCATTGTGGACTGTCTACAAAAAGGGAGTTCGGAATTACTGTGGCAATGTACTTCCTGATGGTGTGACATGTTACTTACTGTGTCAATTCCATCTTCTGTGTAACTTTTGGTTTTTATGATTCTTCAATGAATGTATAACAGGAATGGTGAAAAATCAAAAGCTATCAGAAAATATTCTCACACCTACTACTAAAGCTGCAGATCATGATGTTCCTGTGACTCCGGATGAGGTTTTCATTTACTAAATAGAACTTGTCATTCATTAGGCATGTGTATATATTCCGTTGATTTTTAGTGTAATAAAGTAGAGACAATAATGGCTAATTGCATTTGAATGAATTGCCTTGCTTTACATAAAAAAGGTCTATCTCATGTTGAGCACCCTACATATGGAAGTTCTATTTTATCTGTACAATGCACGTGCTAATAATGTTGTGCGGGACATtgtgaaaaaaaatttcagttttgcccTCAATTTGGGCAACATATTAATGAGCATTGTTTGTTTTCCTTCTCTTTAGTCGTAACCAAATAATAGATCATACTGCTTATATGTGTTGAAAATTTTGTATCTCAGATAATTCAACATGGTTTAATGTCTCGAGCAGATTACGAGGAAGCAAGTAAGAGGGCACTACAGTTATTTGAATATGGTCAGGTAGTTAAGTTTTGGCTTTTCTAAAGGGAaatttgtctcttttttttttcatgtagTGTTTTTTGGTTGTGGCATGGTACATACTCATGCTTTTTtcgtttgtttacttttctgcAAACATTTGCTAGGGACATCAGTCCACTATAGCAGAATATCATTCAAATTGGTACTAAAATCATTCTTCATCTGATGATGTTGATAGTAGTTACACAAGTTGACATGAGCCTTCTGCCTGCAACTTAGGGTTAATCATGTCGAAGTCCTGTAATTAAGCAGTTTTTCTACATTCTAATTTAATGATGATGGAGAAGCACTTACTCTGTGATATTTATTAGAAGAACTACCTCCTTAAGAATTCTAAGCATTGTGATCATTTGTACAAACTAGGAAGTATTTGAGAAAATGAAAGCATGATCAAGGGGTGGTGAAGTGGAGCTGCTATTGGCATATAAATTCTCCTTTCcttatccattttttttcccataATTAACTGCAGCACGTGGCAATGAAACATGGCCTCGTATTAGTAGACACCAAGTATGAATTTGGAAAAGCACCTGATGGTACTGTGCTTTTAGTTGATGAGGTAAATgatattctctctctctctctctctctgcttGTGAAAGTgcttgtgtttgtgtgtgtcctgtgcatctctctctctctctcttacacTTCCTCTCACACATTTTCATGTGTAATTATAACACTGTCTTgtgttttgattttcttttgaagGTGCATACTCCAGACTCGAGTAGATATTGGATTGGTCATTCTTATCAAGAACGCTTTTGGAATGGCCTTGAACCAGAAAATGTTGACAAGGTAATGCCTTGAGGGGGGAAAAAGGTTGGAATTAAAAGCAAAACCTTAGGAAGGTGAAAAAATCCGAAAAGCAAAATCAACATTCCAATAATAGAAGTCATTTGTCCCAAATTAAGTGTGCCTATATATATATGTCGTGCATGTAACTTGCTTTTTCTTTAATACAAGATTATACTGGCACTCTTGGAGATGTTATAGCATTCTGACTCCCATATTTTAATACTAAATCTTTCCCAGGAGGTCTTGAGGCTATGGTTCAATGATCATTGCAACCCATATGAAGATAAGGTTATTCTATTTAAATTAGTTTTTTGTGTATCATTCGAATGACTATTCCCACTGAAGTTACTCATCAGAACTGAAAATGGTTATATCCTTGCTTAGGTCTTGCCTGATGCTCCAGAAGAACTGGTTTCTGAATTAGCTTGGCGGTGTGTGATTCATTTATTCACCTTTTTGTATTTTGGCTCATAATGGCATATATAGTCATTTCTTGTTAGTTTTTCTCGATGGAGTGAAGACGTTTGCAGAGTTTATTAGTTGTGACCACATATTATTGATATTTCCTTCTAATGACAGATATATATTCTTGTTCGAGACAATAACAAATTCAAGTTTTGAAATACCTACAGCAAAGGTAAAATCGTAATGACTGATTTGTTGTCTCAAGGTTACTAGATTAGAAGCCCGATATGTGACTTGGATGTGTTCATGCAGGAGCCTATACATGATCGAATCACCCAAAATGTTTTGCAAGCGCTGAAGTCTCTCTTATAGTGTCAGAGCTTCTCGAGGTGTTCAAGgctgaaatgccatgattttctaCCAGTTGGAAGAGCTGCAGCAGCGATCAGTACTTCTGTAATTTAGCACGCTCAACAGCTCAACAGTTCTTTGTATTCGATTTTGTTTCATCTGCACTATGACAGCGAGCACATTCTCATGTTGAGATGTTGATATGTAAAGCTTCATCATCTCGTTATATGGATGAGGGTTTACAATTAGTCCCAAGCTGTTCATCTTCTGCATCAAAGACTCAGCCTTCTCAGTGGACCTTTCTTTAACATAAGAGTGAAGAAGAGGGAGACTGGCAGCTTTCTTAGAAACAGTGTTAggcaaattttcaaaatactttTCAGCTTCCCCTACAGTGTGCACTTTAATCGTCAATTCTAACCTCAATGCATGATCAGCAGCAGACATTCGAGATCTTTCTTTAGCCTCCATCCATGTGAATATCTGCAAAAGAATACAAAATCAAACAACATTACTTCCTGCATCGAATTTCTGACTTAAACCCCACaataaggaaaaagagagatatACATAGCCTGTTTCTTGCACTTGTACTCTCACATTAACATGAAAACCAGAGTAAATGTATAGCATCAGTGCCactacaaccaccaaaatcacCTCTCAAGCAAAGAGTTTGCATTTCACTGAGTTTAAGCATTTTAGTGCAACGCGTAAAAGGTCAAAGAATGAAATTCAATCTCGGCATTCACCCTGCAAATACTACCAAAAGCAACCTTTCATGTCTGTATTTCATGTGCAGAAAGGGATCCAAGCCAAGGAAATTAGCATCTGTCAAGATTATCATACAGGTAATCCATCCCAGCAGCAAAGTTCTACCGGCCATACCACAAACATGAATCTAGAAATTGCAGAACAGCAGAGAATCTACTGTAAAACCAAAAACTTAGAAACTCATTTTCCCTTTTCAATCATGTTTAATTACACCAAAGCCGTCCAAGAATCTAGCAATCTCAGCTTCAATTCTTCCAAATTTTGCGTTACTAGGAAAAGCATCAACATTGACACCACAATTACGAAatgtacaaaataaaaaaagggaaacaagTAAAGGGAAAAAATGGGAACAGAAACAAGAAGGCAAGAAAGCCTAAGAAGTAGTAAAAGCATTAAGCATGAAGGATCTCCAGGGCGTGCTTGTAACGCTGCCGTTTCAGCAGTAGCCTGGATATCATATGCAACGGAGCTCAGAGAATGAGACCCGTCCGCGGCCTTCCTCAACCCAATTCTGCAGCACAGCAGTGGCGCTCCGCCGTGGGTACACAAGCTTTAAAATTCGAGTTTTGAGGcagccaccaccaccaccatcatCTTTATCAATCTTGTGGGCCTTGTTAAATGATTCTGTACTGAGTCTAGAAATTGTTTCTGATGAGATCCAAAACCTCCAAATCACTTCATTTGCTACACTGACAAATATAACATTTCCGCGCCCcaccaaaaattaaacatcACCAATTAAGAAACTCTTCACTCACAATTACTACATCTTTCTGGGTAGTTAAGAAAGAGttatatttagtatttacctGCTTGGAGCAAAAAGCTGCAGACGAACTGCCATTCTTGATTTCTTCCCCCTCTTCTACAGCccgcagttttttttttttatttttttctgtcTCTTTGTTAAACACGGTCGCTGTTTTATGAAGGAGCAATATGGAGGACGACTATTGCAAATGAACCGTGCTGAAGCCTGGATACCAGATGGTAGCGTATCCAACATTGGCTTCAAAATTGGCTTGTCCAACTCAGATGACTTCAATCTTATTTCCGGTACTTCCATGGCTTGTCCTCACGGTGCTGGTATTGCAGCACTTCTTAAATGTGCACACCCAGATTGGAGTCCAGCAGCTATTCGCTCTGCAATGGTAACCACAGCAAACCCCTTGGACAATACTGGAAATCCTATCCGCGAGATTAACGGCTTCACTAACCCAATTGCTTCACCTCTATCCATGGGGGCAGGACAAGTCAACCCGAACAGTGCACTGGATCCTGGCCTTATGTACGACGCTACAGCACAAGACTACATAGAATTGCTCTGCTCAATTAATTACACTCGGAAGCAAATTCGCACCATAACAAGATCCAGTTACAATTGTTCAAAGGCATCATCTGAGCTAAACTATCCTTCCTTTGTTTCCTTGTATACTTATGGGACTAATGCATcaactcaaaaatttgaaaggATTGTCACAAATGTTGGAGATGGGGCAGCAACATATAAGGCAGAAGTGACACCGCCTCACCGTCTTCCCGGAGACATTGGTATtcagaaaaatgtatgaaaagCAAAGCTATTCCCTCACCATACATGCTAAGATTGATGAAAATAACCAAGTTACATATGGTGCAGTTATTTGGGTTGAGGATAATGGTAAGCATAGCGTGAGGAGTCCAATTGTTGtgacaccaaaaatttcatccgATGATTCGTAGTAAATAAGT
This sequence is a window from Coffea eugenioides isolate CCC68of chromosome 7, Ceug_1.0, whole genome shotgun sequence. Protein-coding genes within it:
- the LOC113778180 gene encoding phosphoribosylaminoimidazole-succinocarboxamide synthase, chloroplastic-like: MAQNCIGGVLNPSKTLNPKCIPINHSNPSSLSSSSLRKFILTKSKKCLPPSICISASMSASQQHQPPPSLESLKTSERRNEVLNAIHSSLNNCLFETHLDLTVPGLKSKTRGKVRDIYDGGNYLVLVTTDRQSAFDRVLASIPFKGQVLNETSLWWFNKTQHIVPNAVVSAPDKNVTIAKKCSIFPVEFVVRGYVTGSTDTSLWTVYKKGVRNYCGNVLPDGMVKNQKLSENILTPTTKAADHDVPVTPDEIIQHGLMSRADYEEASKRALQLFEYGQHVAMKHGLVLVDTKYEFGKAPDGTVLLVDEVHTPDSSRYWIGHSYQERFWNGLEPENVDKEVLRLWFNDHCNPYEDKVLPDAPEELVSELAWRYIFLFETITNSSFEIPTAKEPIHDRITQNVLQALKSLL
- the LOC113778181 gene encoding pentatricopeptide repeat-containing protein At5g27460-like, producing MAVRLQLFAPSRLSTESFNKAHKIDKDDGGGGGCLKTRILKLVYPRRSATAVLQNWVEEGRGRIFTWMEAKERSRMSAADHALRLELTIKVHTVGEAEKYFENLPNTVSKKAASLPLLHSYVKERSTEKAESLMQKMNSLGLIVNPHPYNEMMKLYISTSQHENVLAVIVQMKQNRIQRTVELLSVLNYRSTDRCCSSSNW